A single region of the Salvelinus namaycush isolate Seneca unplaced genomic scaffold, SaNama_1.0 Scaffold248, whole genome shotgun sequence genome encodes:
- the enkd1 gene encoding enkurin domain-containing protein 1: MCEGPSMISGPIPPDPSLSPEYYKRPASARGRLEGNARGTPALLSGPLAPDPVLYPGCYSARAPQHPRIGPNATHILERGQRGVVGALLRLEGVSLSPNPSKHKQLVRDYGKENVRRLREIQRRCREQEAQREHSRPVPVKALWSSPKYQDIPSRVMAQLQETSPPMKPECQNFLKAHSICGSAGPPRLKRALSPSPRPSCAPSPPPSPRSASQNHTEKQSLQVQGRRVDFVSHNAQAAGKTVLRRSQSLTNLRNSQPLPSAIKGQVPQYLEERKEQWRREEEEKRRSIPDPSIPAGHTLMPERERQETLESLKETHRSLVSELLSLPVRADSLGVRSRRAQLDRRLSEVEEAIKIFSRDKVYIKTDS; this comes from the exons ATGTGCGAGGGTCCATCCATGATATCTGGGCCCATACCCCCAGATCCTTCCCTTTCCCCCGAATACTACAAACGTCCTGCATCTG CCAGGGGTCGTCTGGAGGGGAACGCTCGTGGGACCCCAGCCCTTCTCTCTGGTCCCCTGGCCCCGGACCCTGTGTTGTACCCAGGCTGCTACAGCGCCCGTGCCCCTCAGCACCCCCGCATCGGCCCTAACGCCACACACATTCTGGAGAGGGGCCAGAGAGGGGTGGTGGGGGCCCTGCTAAGACTGGAGGGGGTCTCCCTCAGTCCTAACCCCTCTAAGCACA AGCAGCTGGTGCGTGACTACGGAAAGGAGAACGTGCGTCGGCTGAGGGAGATCCAGAGACGCTGCAGAGAGCAGGAGGCACAGAGGGAACACTCCCGTCCCGTCCCGGTCAAAGCCCTGTGGAGCTCCCCTAAATACCAGGACATCCCCTCCAGGGTCATGGCCCAGCTACAG GAGACCAGCCCTCCTATGAAGCCAGAGTGTCAGAACTTTTTAAAAGCACATTCTATCTGTGGCTCTGCTGGCCCCCCGAGACTAAAACGGGCTCTCTCACCCTCCCCAAGACCAAGCTGTGCCCCGTCGCCGCCCCCCTCACCTCGCTCAGCCTCCCAAAACCATACAGAGAAACAGAGTTTACAG GTGCAGGGCAGGAGGGTGGACTTTGTGAGCCACAATGCACAGGCTGCAGGGAAGACAGTCCTCCGTCGCTCCCAGTCATTGACCAACCTGAGGAACAGTCAGCCCCTGCCCAGCGCCATCAAGGGACAGGTGCCTCAGTA CCTTGAGGAGCGGAAGGAGCAGTGGCGacgggaggaggaggaaaagaggaggagTATTCCTGATCCATCCATCCCAGCTGGTCACACCCTGatgccagagagggagagacaggagactCTGGAGTCACTCAAAGAGA CCCATCGGTCTCTGGTGAGTGAGCTGCTGTCTCTTCCAGTCAGAGCCGACTCTCTGGGTGTCCGTTCCCGTCGTGCTCAGCTGGACCGCAGGCTCTCTGAGGTGGAGGAGGCCATCAAGATCTTCTCCAGGGACAAAGTCTACATCAAGACTGACTCTTAA